The genomic interval actattgttgttattattgttattgttattatcatcattattattgttaacattattattgttatcattattattgttaaaaaaaaattctgtaatCCTGtacgctttggcaatattgtgaaccacagtcatgccaataaagcttgttgaaattgagagagagagagagagagagagagagagagagagagagagagagagagagctcattGCTCTAAACTTACTGTGGAAACAACAATATGATTAACatgttctgtatttttgttctATTCACTAATTTTTAAATTAGACACATTTCTGGAGTGAAATACCGAATTGCTGGTTTAGTTCTCAGTCTtaccttctccatctctctttagaGCCTCCACCTGGTTTTCTGTGACATTAGTCCTGGCTTTAATGGAGATCAGCTCTGCTGTTTGCGCTGGAGAAAAGTCACATCATGACCTAACTTGACTGAGGAAAACAATGTTTGATCGTTAAGAGTTTAATCATCACAGTCTTTATCAAAGTTGGCTTTTGGCCGTTGAACATTTACTCCAGATATtatcttcagaaaaaaaactctgtaTGGCAAGAAATTTGAACTGTATGCAACATAATGTATAGTAATGTTTTTACTCAGACAGTGTTtcattctcctgtttttctttttcatttcagcttATCATACAATATTATGAGTCGTTTTCATTAATAGAGTCGTGATGTTCTCCACACAGTACCTTGAAGTTGTTGCTTTAGCTTCTCCTGCTCAGTCTTCTGCTTCTCCAGCTCAGTCTTCTGTTCATTCAGTTTAGCTGCTTGCACttcaaacaatataaaaatgatCGTTAAATGCAACAGAAGTGGACAGGCTATTTTATTAATCCTATTTGCAGTgtatttgttgatttatttattttgaagataGTAACATCCTCTGTGATCCCTCGCCTTTTTATCTAGGCCACCATCAGGACAGCATCTTAATCAGtccaatactttggtttatgaccaaaccTACAGATGTACACATCAGACTATACTGTACTTTGTATTTGTGCTGATTAATATCTGTGAGCACACtggtcttgttttgtttctgtccttAAATTGTGTATGAAGCTGTAATATTGTAGGATACTGTAACAGTGGCCTCAGTTTGTTGCTgtagtttaaaaatgaaagaaacaaaagagtttAAAAGGTGTAGAAGACAAGGATTTATAGACTGAGAACATCCTGTTGCTGTTGTTAAACTGACACACTGTGTACATTAAGAACAACGTTATAAAGTCTCCCAGGAGCTTTTCTTTGATTCATCTTTACCTGCAGGTCATACTGCAAAACAGTTCAGTGTGGCATCATTATACAAAAACCTCCTGTAACAAAGCAGTGGTTCTTATTGTTATAACTTCCCTCACTACCTTACATACTACTGTaccttcattctctctctgtaagTGCCTCATCTCCAGCCTCTGTTCAGCCAACAAGGCGCTCATCTCTCTCAGCACAGCATGGATCTCTTGTTTACATAATAatacaacagaggaaaacacattgtCATCTCCATTCTCAAAGTGACGGTCTGTTCAGTTCTACTGTGTAGTTTCTGTGTTCATCTCAGCCTTAAATAGTGTCTCATTCTGATCAATCATTACCAGAAATATTATATGAGACATGTGCAGGAGATTTGGTTGATAACACTGATTATGTTGAGCACGTCATCgggaaaacaacactgaaaacacagcacTCCAACATAAATGATTTATTAGTAGCTGTATGTTTGAATGTAGCTCCCACTACTTGAATAATCAGTTCACCAAAATTCAAATAGTTTGTTTTAATATCTGGGTCAGTGTTGTGTATGTCACTAACACAGGAAATCTTACTGTGTCATTTTAGTtacaaacatattttatttactcCAATGTGAATACTCAAAAATTAAAATCGGTTTACAGTCACATCATGGCtgataaagacagagaaagacggCATCAGATCACTATAACTGTTAATTTCAATAAAGTTTAAGTGTTTAACAACAAATCATTAAAGGAGTAGCAAACTAAAGATTATCATCCCGACCTGTTCAAACATTGATGACACAGTCAGACGTAGTGACCTCCTTCAGGATGTTGATCAGCTGAGTTCAGACAACTCATTACAGAAAACagttttctctctttgcttACTGAATAAATCCAGCATTGTTTTAAAGTCAGACTCTTGAAGAGCAACAACACAACGTGTTTGGTGAAATTCTAAATACCCTCACCCCCAAACTGAtaatacacatttatttgttcTTATGCTCACAATAACAGGATATTTcatctgaaagaaagaaaatcgtgttgaagaaaagacagaaagaaatgcaatgatatctttatgtttttactcaaatgcacaagaacacaacaatacaaaaaattaatttgtACAAATGATTGTTGCTGCAAACCTTTGTCATCCAACCTTTATaatcataacaaaataaaataattctgtATGTCAAGTCTCTAAAGATACttaagaaaaagcaaacatttccACATCTTTTTCATGAATGAGTTCACTTCTCTAATCTAGTGTTTGAAATAATGTCACAAGTTCTCGAGCTGTCCATCATTGTGCATTTTGATGTAAATCAGAAATGACGTGCAAATGAAAAATTCATAAACCTTTTCTGATCAAcacgtttgttgttgttgtcaatcAGCTGTCAtattaaagagaaagaaattacaCATATTTCAAGAGGTAGTGATACACACTACAGTGTGGGCAGGTTTTCATATActtgaagaaaaagaagtgttTCCTGCTCACATGGTGAAAAGCAGATGACCACTGAAGGTGGTGAGATGATTTTCATTGTCAAATATCCTTGAGTTATGCCACAGACGCATATACACAACCTCTCCGACTTCTAGAAGCAACGTGACACCATTAGCAGAGCTCCCATAACCAGATGGCTGATGttcaaatgcaataaaaatatgttCTCCATTCCTGACCAACACAGCAGCTGAAGCATGTAAAGTATGTCCATGGGCACCTACGTAGAACTCAAAGTGGTAGGCTCCTCTCACTGGTGCGGTGAAAAAACCTGTGAGACATTTTAGATGAAGAATCAACTGCTGCAACATCTGTCAACCAGGTTGATTTCAACAGACAGTCAGaatttcaaatgtattattcAATTTTGTGACTTTGAGTACCTGTGTTTGGGTTGTAGGCGTTTCCGATATTTGTCACAACGTGTCTGAAGAccagaagagtgtgtgtgttaaatggtCCAGTATATCCAGAGCCTGAAGCCAACAGTGAAGCTGAGAAAGCcacctgtttgactgagagagaaacataCGTGTTTTAAAGTGACTGATGTTACAGCAACGATGAGCATGTTTCGAAATAAAGTTATCTAAAGGCACATATTCTCAGTGTTTTTGGACTATTCACATCAGATAATGTTTTACATTAGACAAATATTATGAGAACTAAACTGTTTGAATATTGAATTGCTGGTTTATTTCTCAGTCTtaccttctccatctctctttagaGCCTCCACCTGGTTTTCTGTGACATTAGTCCTGGCTTTAATGGAGatcagctctgctgtttgtgctggAGAAAAGTCACATCATGACCTAACTTGACTGAGGAAAACAATGTTTGATCGTTAAGAGTTTAATCATCACAGTCTTTATCAAAGTTGGCTTTTGGCCGTTGAACATTTACTCCAGATATtatcttcagaaaaaaaactctgtaTGGCAAGAAATTTGAACTGTATGCAACATAATGTATAGTAATGTTTTTACTCAGACAGTGTTtcattctcctgtttttctttttcatttcagcttATCATACAATATTATGAGTCGTTTTCATTAATAGAGTCGTGATGTTCTCCACACAGTACCTTGAAGTTGTTGCTTTAGCTTCTCCTGCTCAGTCTTCTGCTTCTCCAGCTCAGTCTTCTGTTCATTCAGTTTAGCTGCTTGCACttcaaacaatataaaaatgatCGTTACATGCAACAGAAGTGGACAGGCTATTTTATTAATCCTATTTGCAGTgtatttgttgatttatttattttgaagataGTAACATCCTCTGTGATCCCTCGCCTTTTTATCTAGGCCACCATCAGGACAGCATCTTAATCAGtccaatactttggtttatgaccaaaccTACAGATGAACACATCAGACTATACTGTACTTTGTATTTGTGCTGATTAATATCTGTGAGCACACtggtcttgttttgtttctgtccttAAATTGTGTATGAAGCTGTAATATTGTAGGATACTGTAACAGTGGCCTCAGTTTGTTGCTgtagtttaaaaatgaaagaaacaaaagagtttAAAAGGTGTAGAAGACAAGGATTTATAGACTGAGAACATCCTGTTGCTGTTGTTAAACTGACACACTGTGTACATTAAGAACAACGTTATAAAGTCTCCCAGGAGCTTTTCTTTGATTCATCTTTACCTGCAGGTCATACTGCAAAACAGTTCAGTGTGGCATCATTATACAAAAACCTCCTGTAACAAAGCAGTGGTTCTTATTGTTATAACTTCCCTCACTACCTTACATACTACTGTaccttcattctctctctgtaagTGCCTCATCTCCAGCCTCTGTTCAGCCAACAAGGCGCTCATCTCTCTCAGCACAGCATGGATCTCTTGTTTACATAATAatacaacagaggaaaacacattgtCATCTCCATTCTCAAAGTGACGGTCTGTTCAGTTCTACTGTGTAGTTTCTGTGTTCATCTCAGCCTTAAATAGTGTCTCATTCTGATCAATCATTACCAGAAATATTATATGAGACATGTGCAGGAGATTTGGTTGATAACACTGATTATGTTGAGCACGTCATCgggaaaacaacactgaaaacacagcacTCCAACATAAATGATTTATTAGTAGCTGTATGTTTGAATGTGGCTCCCACTACTTGAATAATCAGTTCACCAAAATTCAAATAGTTTGTTTTAATATCTGGGTCAGTGTTGTGTATGTCACTAACACAGGAAATCTTACTGTGTCATTTTAGTtacaaacatattttatttactcCAATGTGAATACTCAAAAATTAAAATCGGTTTACAGTCACATCATGGCtgataaagacagagaaagacggCATCAGATCACTATAACTGTTAATTTCAATAAAGTTTAAGTGTTTAACAACAAATCATTAAAGGAGTAGCAAACTAAAGATTATCATCCCGACCTGTTCAAACATTGATGACACAGTCAGACGTAGTGACCTCCTTCAGGATGTTGATCAGCTGAGTTCAGACAACTCATTACAGAAAACagttttctctctttgcttACTGAATAAATCCAGCATTGTTTTAAAGTCAGACTCTTGAAGAGCAACAACACAACGTGTTTGGTGAAATTCTAAATACCCTCACCCCCAAACTGAtaatacacatttatttgttcTTATGCTCACAATAACAGGATATTTcatctgaaagaaagaaaatcgtgttgaagaaaagacagaaagaaatgcaatgatatctttatgtttttactcaaatgcacaagaacacaacaatacaaaaaattaatttgtACAAATGATTGTTGCTGCAAACCTTTGTCATCCAACCTTTATaatcataacaaaataaaataattctgtATGTCAAGTCTCTAAAGATACttaagaaaaagcaaacatttccACATCTTTTTCATGAATGAGTTCACTTCTCTAATCTAGTGTTTGAAATAATGTCACAAGTTCTCGAGCTGTCCATCATTGTGCATTTTGATGTAAATCAGAAATGACGTGCAAATGAAAAATTCATAAACCTTTTCTGATCAAcacgtttgttgttgttgtcaatcAGCTGTCAtattaaagagaaagaaattacaCATATTTCAAGAGGTAGTGATACACACTACAGTGTGGGCAGGTTTTCATATActtgaagaaaaagaagtgttTCCTGCTCACATGGTGAAAAGCAGATGACCACTGAAGGTGGTGAGATGATTTTCATTGTCAAATATCCTTGAGTTATGCCACAGACGCATATACACAACCTCTCCGACTTCTAGAAGCAACGTGACACCATTAGCAGAGCTCCCATAACCAGATGGCTGATGttcaaatgcaataaaaatatgttCTCCATTCCTGACCAACACAGCAGCTGAAGCATGTAAAGTATGTCCATGGGCACCTACGTAGAACTCAAAGTGGTAGGCTCCTCTCACTGGTGCGGTGAAAAAACCTGTGAGACATTTTAGATGAAGAATCAACTGCTGCAACATCTGTCAACCAGGTTGATTTCAACAGACAGTCAGaatttcaaatgtattattcAATTTTGTGACTTTGAGTACCTGTGTTTGGGTTGTAGGCGTTTCCGATATTTGTCACAACGTGTCTGAAGAccagaagagtgtgtgtgttaaatggtCCAGTATATCCAGAGCCTGAAGCCAACAGTGAAGCTGAGAAAGCcacctgtttgactgagagagaaacataCGTGTTTTAAAGTGACTGATGTTACAGCAACGATGAGCATGTTTCGAAATAAAGTTATCTAAAGGCACATATTCTCAGTGTTTTTGGACTATTCACATCAGATAATGTTTTACATTAGACAAATATTATGAGAACTAAACTGTTTGAATATTGAATTGCTGGTTTATTTCTCAGTCTtaccttctccatctctctttagaGCCTCCACCTGGTTTTCTGTGACATCAGTCCTGGCTTCAATGGAGatcagctctgctgtttgtgctgcAAAAGAGTCAATTTATCAACCTCAGTCTTCTGTAAATCCAGTTGTTTTCAGTTTAGCTGTTTGTgctaaaaacaatataaaaaaatattatagaCACATAATTTTGTTCTTTGTAAATCACATAGAATAGTATTTATCAATGCTCACTATACGTTATCAGGGTTTCGATGATCTCTACACAGTACCTTGAAGTTGTTTGTCCGTTTCAGTCTTCTGTAACTCCAGTACTCTCAGTTTAGCTCCTTGCACttgattaaagaaataaatgtatgtatgttagTTTTTATGTACTGAATCATCATTTTCCTTGAGAAACTTAAAAAAGTGTTGATTTACTTTTGTAGCCACATAAACTGCATGACTCTATGTGATGGCACTGTTAGTGATTCAACCACTTTGGCCTGGACTGAAATATCTTCACAACTATTTTATCTATCTGTAAGTGGGTTAATTTTTCTGCCATCagcaggaaacatttttttgctcAGTCACATGTTGTCACAACGACTGGACAGATCAGCATTATAGACATGTTCACCACAGGATAGATTCTAAGAACTTAGCTGATCTTCTGACGTTTAATCTACAGCCATCTTCAGTTTAACATTTCAATGAACACCACACTGatgttgacatttgtgtttttaagtgtCCTTACAACTACCATCTAACTTTTCATCTATAATGCAAAATAATGCTCATATCAACCTCTGCTGTACTTTATGTTAATTAGGGTTCAAGccaaaattattgtttttgttccagttCAAAATTATTTGTCTCGTGTCGCCGCGAGTTGGAACATGAAACTTGGCCTGAGGTGCAAGTGCTTCTCAAGAAATATAaaccaaatcagtctcatagTGGTGCTATTATTAATGCAATTTTTGAAAGGCCATAACCACAAAACAGTTAGTCTGGTTGACTTGAAATTGAACAGTCAGTCCACTAAGTCCAGCTCAAAGTGCTGTATGTAAAATGTCTCCAGGATCATGTGGAGCCGCCATGATAGATTTTGCTCTAGTTAGTATAGACTGAAAAACAGTAAAGtgacattgtgttttcataaaTTGACTCAATCAACACCAaatttttaaactattttaattgttttaaagttttaactATTACAAATGTCAAACGACATGGTTGATTTTACTCTAAATACCCTTGCAAAGGGCAGGTCTTAGAATGAATTGGCCATAACTCAATAGCCATTGGTCCAACCATCATAAAACTCAGTAGATTCCGGCCgtgtttttaaatagttttcaAGTATTTTGAAATGCCAATGCCAAAATGTGTACCTCAAAACCTGGTGGCCTGATTGTCACAAATCTTGCCAAAAATGTTGTTGCTGTAGCTAATCTGACACAGCTAAAGTAAGACAGAAGCTTTTCTTTGACTCATCGTTGATTTCAAGTCatattgttaaaaaatgtgtacactaccttcattctctctctgtaagATTCTTATCTCCAGCCTCTGTTCAGCCAATGAGGCGCTCATCTCTCTCAGCACAGCATGGATGTCTTGTGTACATCCTTGTTGTTGGTCAGCAGCATTTGTTGGttctcttctctcagcttcaGTTTGCTCTCCAAGTGGAATAATTTGGTTGTCAGACTCTGAAGCTGAGCCgtgcagagagagaagatcagcagcaacagaggaaaacacattgtCATCTCCATTCTCAAAGTGACGGTCTGTTCAGTTCTGCTGTGCAGTTTCTGTGTTCATCTCAGCCTTAAATAGTGTTTCATGCTGATCAATCATTACCAGAAATTGCCAGAAAACAGACACGTGCAGGACATCAGTTTGATATCACTGATAACATAgagaacactgaaaacaaagcacacaaacatgaaTGATTCATTAGAACCTGTACACCCATCAGTCAGAACATTAACAAGACTAATAGGTGAAGTGAAAAACATTGATCACCTTGTTACAATGAAATGTTCTGTGAAACCTTGAGTCCTGATATTCGTGCGGATGCCACATGACGTGCACCACCCACCAGAACACTGTTGCAGAACAAGTATGATCAGACTTGTTCCTTCTCAGACCATGGATGCTGGattggattgggatctgggaaACTTGGAGGCCAAGTCGACACCTTGAGAACTTTGTCAAGTTTGTTTTTAGATAGCGGGCGAGGCGgcaataagtgtaccctccgaggcggaaaatcggcggaccaaaacagacccccaatttgccggcctctgtctaaaaccgcggaccaagccgccaaaaggacgggcagttGGCAGCTTGGtcctctgtctaaaaacggctattTAAACCATTCACTATTCATGTCACACATAGAGAAGTGGCAGTGTCCACTGCTAAATTCAAAAACTAAGCTATGGAGCTACGAGGACACCGAGAAGATGTGCACAACGACATCCAACGACGACGCCATGAAAGTGCGGGCACACCTGAGTTCTACACCAGCGATGGCAAGTATCAGTGATCATGGAGCCGAGGTTGCAGACATAGTGTGCTTCAGATGTTTCAACGCAAGCAGTGGTATAGTCAGTGTCAAAGCATGACACATCGGGAGGTaacctgcagacagaaacagcagcgGGATGTCATGAAGAAAGTTTCCAAGCAGATGAGCAACAAGGAgtatgttttcaaaatgttgatgGATCTGACAAATACAGAGCACAGTATGTGGATACAGTTATAAGATGGGTGTAGATTGTGAAGAGACTTTTTCTCCTACCGTTAACCTGACTAGTATCAGAGTTTTGATGCATAAAGCAGCACAGCGAAACCTGATTCTGCATCAGATGGACATTAAAACTGCCCACCTGCATGCACAGATAGATTGTAAGATCTTCATGGAACAACAAGAAGGTTAGCTGAAATCTGACAAAGATGAAATGTTGGTGTATGAACTGTATGTGGAGAAAACACTTGAAATAGGGATGTCCcgcccgatttttttttttaccccaatcccgatccgagtcctttaatatttagtaaatgccaataccgagtcccgatccgatacttagccttaactgaTTTTTTCCTGCATAATTAAGCAAaaaagctgttccttaataggttttttttattgatttgaaacaaagtatatactttcatatggttCTTTCTTATTCCGCATATGCTATCGCTACATTGGCCTGACACTTTCCTTgcgttagcaggtgagtctgtgccGCTGCACtatgacagcagaccctcgtgtacagccagctgaagtggaagtgtgtgtgagacgcagcccatacttggtacctccataccatccattgcttttttcatattccttacgttATCACGTAAAATGACATCGACCCAGTGCTTTTCTATTTCACACATGTTCAGCATCTCCttgattgcctgttttacaggctctgctgtatgagacctaCGAAACTTGTGCGCATACGCTGTAACTTTAACATGGaatcaatgtaatgtaatgcagagatagtagggcataccggggattcaaaaactccagatgataaagaaaaccctgatcctctaccacggagattagctggttatccagagcgatgaATTCAActaccttctctgtaatattttatcatACCAAATttgtagtattaaatgcagctcttttgtcaCCGCCTCGCGAAACGGTCggattgcagatgttacatgtcaccGCAGTACtactttcgctttctaatttaacatatttccacactgcagacattttatccacaggtttgccagagtattGCGTCTGCGTTCTgacacaaattgtgctctgaggtaaaaaaaaaaaaattagggtCCAGGTTCAAAATTGCTGATCCcaatcagtggaaaaatgcccatatcggccccgatcctgcagatcggCTCGGGACATCCCTGCTTGAAATGTTTAACATGCAAGACTTTAAACCTAGAGCCATACCTTGTGAACAAAAATTTAATTGATGATGCAAAGATAACAAATGATGTCAGAAAATACCGAGAGGCTGTATGAAGCCTAATCTACCTGACTACATGCACAAGATCAGATCTAAGTTTTGTAGTAGGTAAACTGTCACAGTACTTTACTGAATCCCACAGAAGAGAAATGGactactgtaaaacatgtaccGAAATATCTGAAAGCCATGGGTGGATGGGTAAAGAACTGCGTTATGGGAAATGTGACACTGACAGCCAATGAGAAGCGCTGTAATTCACCCGTGTCATGTTTGTATAAATGAGAATGAGATTGTCAATACATTTCTTCCTGTGAGTAGCCCACGGTGTGGTATTCCTCTGTCATGCCCCTATCTTGGTCCAGCACTGGCTACTCATGTTAGGAACGCTGTGAAAATCGTGCTCTCACAACAAGGTGGTCCAGGCCCTGCACATAAACAGTGGCACTCTTGTTTGCTGAGGCAAAGGTATGTGATCTTCagctgctggaccctctgcgCAACTGTTTCACAATCATCTGTCAACCAGCAACAATTTTGTTTAAATGCCtatgagaaggaggagaaggaggagcgCCGCTGCTTCCTTCTGTTTACTCCATGGATCAGGTCGATGGGGTCATAAAATAAATCATCCTGATCAGTCGCTTTCTGAACTGTCGCTTTCTACTGACTCAACATAGTAATCCCCCATCACTTCCcctgaccacacctcatttTAAGACCAACACACTCAGTGGGGTAA from Sparus aurata chromosome 7, fSpaAur1.1, whole genome shotgun sequence carries:
- the LOC115585861 gene encoding uncharacterized protein LOC115585861, encoding MEMTMCFPLLLLICSLCTAQLQAEPDNHIIPLGDQTEAERREPTNAADQQQGCKQDIHAVLREMSASLAEQRVEMRLLQRENEVQGAKLRVLELQKTETDKQLQAQTAELISIEARTDVTENQVEALKRDGEAQTAELISIKARTNVTENQVEALKRDGEVKQVAFSASLLASGSGYTGPFNTHTLLVFRHVVTNIGNAYNPNTGFFIAPVRGAYHFELHIYGADEAPAEAPQQHPHHSYPP